One region of Limnospira fusiformis SAG 85.79 genomic DNA includes:
- the fabZ gene encoding 3-hydroxyacyl-ACP dehydratase FabZ, which produces MSTVNTTADLQDNNNSQLAPENTLAIAEIQKLLPHRYPFALVDRIIEYIPGERATGIKNVTINEPHFQGHFPGRPIMPGVLIVEAMAQVGGIVLTQLPDMEGKLFLFAGIDKVRFRRPVVPGDQLIMRVQLLSVKRRRFAYMQAAAEVDGLRTCEGELMFSLVD; this is translated from the coding sequence ATGTCCACAGTTAACACGACCGCCGATCTTCAGGATAACAACAACTCACAATTAGCACCGGAAAACACTTTAGCGATCGCAGAAATCCAAAAACTGCTACCCCACCGCTATCCTTTCGCCCTAGTCGATCGCATTATCGAGTATATTCCCGGAGAACGAGCAACCGGAATTAAAAATGTCACCATCAACGAACCCCACTTTCAGGGACACTTCCCCGGTCGGCCAATTATGCCTGGGGTGCTAATCGTAGAAGCCATGGCTCAAGTCGGCGGCATTGTACTGACCCAACTGCCAGACATGGAAGGTAAACTATTCCTATTTGCGGGAATTGATAAAGTCCGCTTTCGCCGCCCAGTAGTTCCCGGCGACCAGTTAATCATGCGAGTACAACTACTGTCCGTCAAACGCCGTCGTTTTGCTTATATGCAAGCAGCCGCCGAAGTTGATGGGCTAAGAACCTGTGAAGGAGAACTAATGTTTTCCCTGGTAGACTAA
- a CDS encoding sensor domain-containing diguanylate cyclase → MMDKYLCPCCSEPLLIHIIAHKKIGFCMNCHQEMPLIEQSRQMATVTEPVDVSTINTEQLSRDQVSRGTLQTTAAGIWILDRQTKTAFVNPKMAEILGYIPEEMIGKSLWKFMDERHPAFSAIAHQNHPGDREEKYNLSLRHRLGKSVWVTLSVRPLFDEENQFEGNLCIAIDTSSQKVMEDAIKKQSQREEAMERLTQVIRNSLNLERIFQMAVTELGKIFKVESVQIVQFIAQGKSWLNRAEYRQPTNSILAKIPSNSGKTYTKQVGSELRSVLRSLTLKVPNSQDEATIQDFLQSCPGGWLPIPLYSRSRLWGSLSLVMTDPGYQWQESDLKLIHGFANQLSIAIYQAELYHQLEESNRKLQQLDIIDSLTGLVSRHGFNDYLSRQWQRMMEEQAPLSLILSRVEDWEQYREQQGDNAADQCLRNVAKIIKHTVTHPHGLVARYQQAEFAVLLPSTNTRWAVRLVDTIQEQIGQLSQVSIYSQRLLSFGVASSTPAIGSQTQTLTMAAEQALNRGASRFCQCLLSQKD, encoded by the coding sequence ATGATGGATAAGTATTTGTGTCCGTGCTGTTCTGAGCCGCTTCTCATTCATATTATCGCCCATAAGAAAATTGGCTTTTGTATGAACTGTCATCAGGAAATGCCACTAATTGAGCAAAGTCGGCAAATGGCTACTGTGACCGAACCTGTAGATGTTAGCACCATAAACACAGAGCAACTGAGTCGGGATCAAGTCTCTCGGGGAACCCTCCAGACCACGGCGGCGGGAATTTGGATTTTGGATCGCCAGACGAAGACGGCATTTGTTAATCCGAAAATGGCAGAAATCCTGGGATATATTCCGGAAGAGATGATTGGTAAATCTCTGTGGAAATTTATGGATGAGAGACACCCAGCATTTTCGGCGATCGCTCACCAAAATCACCCAGGCGATCGCGAAGAGAAATATAATCTGAGTCTGCGACACCGTTTAGGAAAATCGGTTTGGGTAACACTGTCGGTGCGTCCCCTATTTGATGAAGAAAACCAGTTTGAAGGAAATCTCTGCATTGCCATTGACACCAGTTCCCAAAAAGTGATGGAAGATGCCATCAAGAAACAATCACAACGGGAAGAAGCCATGGAAAGGTTAACCCAAGTGATCCGAAATTCCCTGAATTTAGAGCGGATATTTCAGATGGCAGTGACTGAACTGGGAAAAATTTTTAAAGTCGAGTCGGTGCAAATTGTGCAGTTTATTGCCCAAGGCAAATCATGGTTAAATAGGGCTGAATATCGACAACCGACTAATTCTATATTGGCTAAAATCCCATCTAATTCGGGTAAAACCTACACTAAACAGGTGGGGTCGGAATTACGGTCAGTGTTGCGATCGCTAACCCTGAAGGTCCCCAATTCCCAAGATGAAGCCACCATTCAAGACTTCCTACAAAGCTGTCCAGGGGGGTGGCTACCAATTCCGCTGTATAGTCGCAGTCGTTTATGGGGAAGTTTAAGCCTAGTGATGACTGACCCCGGTTATCAGTGGCAAGAGTCCGACCTGAAACTGATCCATGGTTTTGCCAATCAACTGTCGATCGCCATTTATCAAGCCGAACTCTACCACCAGCTAGAAGAGTCTAACCGCAAACTCCAGCAACTTGACATCATCGACAGTCTCACCGGACTGGTAAGCCGTCATGGGTTTAATGATTATCTCAGTCGCCAATGGCAGCGAATGATGGAGGAACAAGCGCCGCTATCTCTGATTTTATCGCGCGTTGAAGATTGGGAACAATACCGAGAGCAACAGGGTGACAACGCCGCTGATCAATGTTTGCGTAATGTTGCCAAAATCATTAAACATACTGTCACCCACCCTCACGGTTTGGTTGCTCGTTATCAACAGGCAGAATTTGCGGTATTATTGCCTTCTACCAATACTCGATGGGCGGTGCGCCTAGTGGATACTATCCAGGAACAAATTGGACAACTTAGCCAAGTGTCGATTTATTCCCAAAGATTACTCAGTTTTGGGGTCGCCAGTAGCACTCCGGCGATCGGTTCACAGACTCAAACCCTAACTATGGCTGCAGAACAAGCCCTTAATCGGGGTGCTTCTCGATTTTGTCAGTGTCTGCTTTCCCAAAAAGACTAA
- the lpxB gene encoding lipid-A-disaccharide synthase — translation MRIFISTGEVSGDMQAALLVAALRRQAEIKGYSLEITALGGPQTAAAGAQLLGDTTAIGAVGIWESLPYFIPTLQMQARVRRYLQENPVDVAILIDYMGPNIGIGNLIKGRFPEIPIIYYIAPQEWVWSLGSRNTNQIVNFSDRILAIFPQEARYFAAKGAKVTWVGHPLIDRITAYPSRHQARENLGIATEEIAIALLPASRQQEIRYLMPIIFQAAATLQAQFPLVRFWIPLSLEKYRADIERGILQYNLRASLVENKTDVLAGADLAIAKSGTVNLELALLEVPQVVVYRVSQITAWVARHLLHFSIPFMAPPNLVQMKEIVPELLQDEVTPEAIVNQVIQLFPNSTKREQMLTEYRQMRQVLGGEGAGDRAAIEILNAGKT, via the coding sequence ATGAGGATTTTTATTAGCACCGGGGAGGTTTCAGGAGATATGCAGGCGGCGCTATTGGTAGCAGCCTTGCGCCGACAAGCCGAAATTAAAGGTTATAGCTTGGAAATTACCGCTTTGGGAGGGCCGCAAACCGCAGCCGCCGGAGCCCAATTGTTGGGGGATACTACCGCTATTGGTGCGGTCGGAATTTGGGAGTCTTTGCCCTATTTTATCCCTACATTGCAAATGCAGGCTAGGGTCAGGCGTTATCTGCAAGAAAACCCTGTCGATGTCGCTATTTTAATTGATTACATGGGACCTAATATCGGTATCGGTAATCTGATTAAAGGCAGATTCCCCGAGATTCCCATTATCTATTATATTGCCCCCCAGGAGTGGGTTTGGTCTCTGGGATCGCGCAATACTAATCAAATCGTCAATTTTAGCGATCGCATCCTTGCCATTTTTCCCCAGGAAGCCCGCTATTTTGCCGCTAAAGGCGCGAAAGTGACCTGGGTAGGGCATCCGCTTATTGACCGGATTACAGCCTACCCCAGCCGCCACCAAGCCCGGGAAAATTTGGGTATTGCTACTGAGGAAATAGCGATCGCCTTACTTCCCGCTTCCCGACAGCAGGAAATTCGCTATTTAATGCCCATTATATTTCAAGCCGCCGCCACTCTTCAGGCTCAGTTTCCATTGGTGCGTTTTTGGATTCCATTATCTTTAGAAAAGTATCGGGCAGATATTGAACGGGGTATTTTACAATATAATCTCCGGGCTTCTTTAGTAGAAAATAAAACTGATGTACTAGCCGGCGCTGATTTGGCGATCGCCAAGTCAGGTACCGTTAACCTTGAATTAGCTTTACTGGAAGTTCCCCAAGTTGTCGTTTATCGAGTGAGTCAAATTACCGCTTGGGTCGCTCGTCACCTTCTCCATTTTTCCATCCCCTTTATGGCTCCTCCCAATTTAGTCCAAATGAAGGAAATTGTGCCAGAATTGCTACAAGATGAAGTTACACCAGAAGCCATTGTCAACCAGGTTATCCAACTTTTTCCCAACTCCACCAAACGAGAACAAATGTTAACTGAATATCGACAAATGCGCCAGGTATTGGGGGGAGAAGGAGCAGGCGATCGGGCAGCCATAGAAATTTTAAATGCTGGTAAAACTTGA
- the lpxA gene encoding acyl-ACP--UDP-N-acetylglucosamine O-acyltransferase, which translates to MTTLIHPTAVIEPGAQLHPTVRVGAYAVIGENVKIGPGTTIGPHAVIQGWTEIGARNQIFPGAAIGLETQDLKYEGAVSFVTIGDDNRIREYVTINRATYAGEATKIGNGNLLMAYVHVGHNCTIEDGVVIANGVALAGHVHIESKARLSGVLGVHQFVRIGQFSMVGGMSRIDRDVPPFMLVEGNPSRVRSLNSVGLKRAGLTNEELGLIKKAFRILYRTPHRLSEAIAQLEQLPQNSYLDHLINFVRLSLTPERRGLIPGKRVTPEAP; encoded by the coding sequence ATGACCACTTTAATCCACCCGACAGCAGTGATCGAGCCTGGTGCTCAGTTGCACCCGACCGTGCGGGTGGGTGCATACGCCGTTATTGGAGAAAACGTAAAAATAGGCCCTGGCACTACCATTGGCCCCCATGCCGTCATTCAAGGATGGACAGAAATAGGAGCCAGAAACCAGATATTTCCGGGGGCTGCTATTGGGTTGGAAACCCAGGATTTAAAATACGAGGGGGCGGTGAGTTTTGTTACCATTGGCGACGACAACCGCATTCGGGAATATGTGACCATTAACCGGGCTACCTATGCCGGAGAAGCCACTAAAATTGGCAATGGTAATCTACTTATGGCTTATGTTCATGTGGGCCATAACTGTACCATTGAGGATGGAGTGGTAATTGCCAACGGGGTAGCTTTGGCGGGTCATGTTCATATTGAGTCTAAAGCACGGTTGAGCGGCGTTTTGGGAGTCCATCAGTTCGTCCGCATTGGTCAGTTTTCTATGGTTGGAGGTATGAGTCGCATTGACCGCGACGTACCACCATTTATGTTAGTGGAAGGCAACCCGTCCCGAGTGCGATCGCTTAATTCTGTCGGTCTTAAACGCGCGGGTTTGACTAATGAGGAGTTGGGACTAATTAAAAAGGCATTTCGGATTTTATACCGCACCCCACACCGTCTCTCAGAAGCGATCGCTCAATTGGAACAACTCCCCCAAAATTCCTATCTTGACCATTTGATTAATTTTGTCCGTCTCTCACTCACACCGGAAAGGCGCGGTCTTATTCCGGGAAAACGGGTCACACCAGAAGCGCCATGA
- a CDS encoding AAA family ATPase, with protein MQIIKVYVGGLFGIFNHEIPVNLNDRMTIIHGPNGFGKTVILKLLNGLFNCQYSELINLPFETFKVEFDDGNSLEIDKKTGRQDQSNTIRFNFSKNSETFILDKSQINDIDEISISDLDYLIPELMRVGPQRWRYLPTEEMLSISDIVDRFPDLLRGIKCEQQPEWLQDLQRQINVRLIESQRLLNIASNYERRIAYKRLSDLSTVSVYSRELAQKMQHKFTEYGTISQSLDRTFPLRVVQQQPSTYLTDEQLYDKLDHLDKMRSRLMEVGLLNQDESSEVDIHPPSIDETTKNILSVYVEDMDKKLSVFDDIADKIDLFRKIINKKFAYSYKNIGFSKDQGFIFTSSYKSSLSEYKQVLNHELCPTDLSSGEQHELILIYELLFKVKPDSLVLIDEPELSLHVGWQVEFIKDLQEITKLAKLNIVMATHSPDIIQDRWDLTVELQGPK; from the coding sequence ATGCAAATCATTAAAGTTTATGTTGGCGGCTTATTTGGAATTTTTAACCACGAAATTCCTGTTAATTTAAATGATAGAATGACCATCATTCACGGCCCTAATGGCTTTGGCAAAACCGTGATTTTGAAACTACTTAACGGCTTATTTAATTGCCAGTATTCAGAATTAATAAATCTTCCCTTTGAAACTTTTAAAGTAGAATTTGATGATGGTAATTCTCTGGAAATCGATAAAAAAACAGGCAGACAAGACCAATCAAATACCATCAGGTTTAATTTTTCTAAAAATTCCGAAACCTTTATTTTAGACAAGTCCCAAATCAATGATATTGATGAAATTTCTATCAGTGACTTGGACTATCTAATTCCTGAACTTATGCGGGTTGGTCCTCAAAGGTGGCGATACTTACCCACGGAAGAAATGCTCTCAATATCAGACATTGTAGATAGGTTCCCAGATTTATTGAGAGGTATTAAATGTGAACAACAACCTGAGTGGCTACAAGATTTACAGAGGCAGATTAATGTCAGACTTATAGAATCACAAAGACTCCTCAATATTGCCTCTAATTATGAACGCAGAATCGCTTATAAAAGATTATCTGATTTATCAACAGTATCCGTATATTCCCGTGAATTAGCGCAAAAAATGCAACACAAATTTACTGAATATGGCACAATATCTCAATCTCTCGATAGAACCTTTCCCCTCAGAGTGGTTCAGCAGCAGCCATCAACTTACTTAACAGATGAGCAACTTTATGATAAATTAGACCATCTTGATAAAATGCGATCGCGACTTATGGAAGTGGGTTTGTTGAATCAAGATGAAAGTTCAGAAGTTGATATTCATCCACCATCTATAGACGAAACAACCAAAAACATCTTATCTGTTTATGTAGAAGACATGGATAAAAAACTAAGTGTTTTCGATGATATAGCAGACAAAATTGATTTGTTTCGTAAAATAATTAACAAAAAGTTCGCCTATTCTTATAAAAATATTGGCTTTAGTAAAGACCAAGGATTTATTTTTACATCATCCTATAAATCATCATTATCTGAATATAAACAAGTTTTAAATCATGAACTTTGTCCAACGGATTTATCATCAGGCGAACAACATGAGTTAATCCTTATATATGAATTACTATTTAAAGTTAAACCCGATTCTTTAGTATTAATAGATGAACCAGAATTATCCCTTCATGTTGGCTGGCAAGTTGAGTTTATCAAAGACTTGCAAGAAATCACTAAACTCGCCAAACTCAATATTGTAATGGCTACTCATTCTCCAGATATCATTCAAGACCGTTGGGATTTGACAGTGGAACTCCAGGGACCCAAATGA
- the lpxC gene encoding UDP-3-O-acyl-N-acetylglucosamine deacetylase, translating into MSLAQQYTLAQAISQSGVGLHSGEITTVKILPATRGGRHFVRVDLPECPIITASCESVRSTTLSTELGNSDSASIRTVEHLLSALTAGGVSHARIEVNGPELPLLDGSAKPWSEAIAAAGLKEIEPQPSAPLNQEISVRQGDAFVMAIPSTETRFTYGIDFEVAAIGNQWHSWSPDEQNFITEIAPARTFTLASQIEALQKAGLIKGGSLDNAIVCSHSGWINPPLRFANEPARHKILDLVGDLSLLGTIPLAHYLAYKAGHHLHVELVRRISQTPTNSNV; encoded by the coding sequence ATGAGTCTTGCTCAACAATACACCCTAGCCCAAGCCATAAGCCAATCAGGAGTCGGACTCCATAGCGGTGAAATCACCACCGTAAAAATTCTGCCAGCCACCAGAGGCGGAAGGCACTTTGTCCGAGTTGACCTACCGGAATGCCCAATAATTACAGCCAGTTGTGAATCAGTAAGGTCTACCACCCTATCAACAGAACTGGGAAATAGTGATAGCGCCAGTATTCGCACCGTAGAACACCTGTTATCTGCCCTCACCGCAGGGGGAGTCAGTCACGCACGCATAGAAGTTAACGGACCAGAATTGCCCCTATTAGACGGCTCCGCCAAACCGTGGTCAGAAGCCATAGCAGCAGCCGGGCTGAAAGAAATTGAACCACAGCCTAGTGCACCCCTCAATCAAGAAATCTCTGTGCGTCAGGGAGATGCCTTCGTGATGGCTATACCCTCCACCGAAACCCGATTTACCTACGGCATTGATTTTGAAGTGGCGGCTATCGGGAACCAGTGGCATAGTTGGAGTCCCGATGAGCAAAACTTTATCACAGAAATTGCCCCCGCCCGGACTTTCACCCTAGCCTCACAGATAGAAGCCCTACAAAAAGCTGGATTAATCAAGGGAGGAAGCCTAGATAATGCGATCGTCTGTTCCCATTCGGGTTGGATAAATCCGCCCCTAAGATTTGCAAATGAGCCAGCGCGTCATAAAATCTTAGACTTAGTAGGAGATCTCAGTTTACTGGGAACTATCCCACTCGCCCACTATCTCGCCTATAAAGCTGGTCATCACTTGCACGTCGAGTTAGTGCGCCGCATTAGCCAAACCCCTACCAACAGCAACGTTTAA